In the Carboxydothermus hydrogenoformans Z-2901 genome, TTTTAGGAAGAAATTTTCTAAGCCGTTTTTTAAAACCAGAATATTTAGACAAAGTCCACTCATTTAGCTGCAAGGATGGCCCTAAAGTTGTATTTTTTGCGCGGTTAATTCCCGTATTACCATCAAGTATCGTAAGCTACTTAGCAGGACTTAGCAACATGCGATTTACCCCATACTTTTTGGCCACTACTTTAGGAAAACTCCCGGAAATTGTAGTGTATTCCCTTCTCGGTCACGGTTTTGGTCATTTAGACAATCTGCCAGCTCAACTTTTTCTGGCAATCCTCATAACACTTATCGCCTACTTTTTTTACCGCTGGCACAAGAAAACCGGTATTTAACAATATTTAAAAAAAAATCGCTCACACGAGCGATTTTTTTATGATTGTGCTTGTTCTGCCACTACTTTATTTA is a window encoding:
- a CDS encoding TVP38/TMEM64 family protein, translated to MQKKWLYSTAILLILFLILFIAVAFNLGHFFRQFSSPAELARYLRSFGLLTVFISILLLIIQTLFTPVPLFILVAANGFIFGVLGGIIISLSGSVLGATIAFLAARFLGRNFLSRFLKPEYLDKVHSFSCKDGPKVVFFARLIPVLPSSIVSYLAGLSNMRFTPYFLATTLGKLPEIVVYSLLGHGFGHLDNLPAQLFLAILITLIAYFFYRWHKKTGI